A genomic segment from Pseudomonas sp. S09G 359 encodes:
- the coaBC gene encoding bifunctional phosphopantothenoylcysteine decarboxylase/phosphopantothenate--cysteine ligase CoaBC, with protein MQRLYRKRIVLGVGGGIAAYKSAELVRRLLDQGAEVRVVMTRGGSEFITPLTMQALSGHPVHLDLLDPAAEAAMGHIELAKWADLVLIAPATADLIARLAQGIADDLLTTLVLATDATVAIAPAMNQAMWRDPATQANTQLLQSRGLKVFGPASGSQACGDVGMGRMLEATDLALCAAECFQHLALTGKHVLITAGPTQENIDPVRYITNHSSGKMGFALAEAAVEAGARVTLITGPVHLPTPDRVTRIDVVSARDMLAACEAAIPCDLFIASAAVADYRPEVVAPQKLKKDPTSGDGLLLQMVRNPDILATIATRPDRPFSVGFAAETEHLLDYAARKLKDKNLDLIVANDVANPSIGFNSEENACSVIDRELHATLFAQTSKGKIARQLISFIAQRLNQV; from the coding sequence ATGCAGCGTCTGTATCGGAAACGCATCGTTCTCGGCGTTGGCGGCGGCATTGCCGCCTACAAGAGCGCAGAGCTGGTCCGCAGGCTCCTCGACCAAGGCGCCGAAGTGCGCGTGGTCATGACCCGTGGTGGCAGTGAGTTCATCACCCCGCTGACCATGCAGGCCTTGTCCGGCCACCCGGTTCACCTGGACCTGCTGGACCCGGCCGCCGAAGCCGCCATGGGCCATATCGAACTGGCCAAATGGGCCGACCTGGTGCTGATCGCCCCGGCCACCGCCGACCTGATCGCACGCCTGGCCCAAGGCATCGCCGATGACCTGCTGACCACCCTGGTACTGGCCACCGACGCCACCGTCGCCATCGCCCCGGCCATGAACCAGGCCATGTGGCGCGACCCGGCGACCCAGGCCAACACTCAACTGCTGCAAAGCCGTGGCCTGAAAGTGTTCGGCCCGGCATCCGGCAGCCAGGCCTGCGGCGACGTGGGCATGGGCCGCATGCTCGAAGCCACCGACCTGGCGCTGTGCGCCGCCGAATGCTTCCAACACCTGGCCCTGACCGGCAAGCACGTGCTGATCACTGCCGGGCCGACCCAGGAAAACATCGACCCGGTGCGCTACATCACCAACCATAGCTCAGGGAAAATGGGCTTCGCCCTGGCTGAAGCGGCGGTCGAGGCAGGCGCACGCGTCACCTTGATCACCGGCCCGGTGCATTTGCCGACCCCTGATCGCGTCACGCGAATCGACGTAGTCAGCGCCCGAGACATGTTGGCGGCCTGTGAGGCAGCTATTCCCTGCGATCTGTTTATCGCTTCGGCAGCGGTTGCAGACTACCGCCCGGAAGTCGTTGCCCCGCAAAAACTCAAGAAAGACCCTACAAGCGGCGACGGTCTGCTCCTGCAAATGGTGCGCAACCCAGACATCCTGGCCACTATCGCCACGCGCCCGGACCGTCCGTTCAGCGTCGGCTTTGCCGCCGAGACCGAGCACCTGCTGGACTACGCCGCACGCAAATTGAAAGACAAAAACCTCGACCTGATCGTTGCCAACGATGTCGCCAACCCGAGCATCGGCTTCAACAGCGAGGAAAACGCCTGCAGCGTGATCGACCGCGAGCTGCACGCCACCCTTTTCGCCCAGACCAGCAAGGGCAAGATTGCCCGCCAACTGATCTCTTTTATCGCCCAACGGCTGAACCAGGTTTAA
- the dut gene encoding dUTP diphosphatase, whose translation MHALQAKILDPRIGNEFPLPAYATPGSAGLDLRAMLKQDTVLEPGQTILIPTGLSIYVGDPGLAALILPRSGLGHKHGIVLGNLVGLIDSDYQGELMVSCWNRGQTAFNIAVGERIAQLVLVPVVQAHFELVSEFDETQRGAGGFGHSGSH comes from the coding sequence ATGCACGCTTTGCAAGCCAAGATCCTCGACCCACGCATCGGCAACGAATTCCCACTGCCGGCCTACGCCACCCCAGGCTCCGCCGGCCTCGACCTGCGCGCCATGCTCAAGCAAGACACCGTGCTTGAGCCGGGCCAGACCATTCTGATTCCTACCGGCCTGTCGATCTACGTCGGCGACCCGGGCCTGGCGGCGCTGATCCTGCCGCGCTCCGGCCTGGGTCACAAACACGGGATCGTGCTGGGCAACCTGGTGGGCCTGATCGATTCGGACTACCAGGGCGAGCTGATGGTGTCGTGCTGGAACCGTGGCCAGACCGCATTTAACATTGCGGTCGGTGAGCGCATCGCCCAGCTTGTCCTGGTACCGGTGGTACAGGCGCACTTCGAACTGGTTTCGGAATTTGATGAAACACAACGTGGTGCAGGTGGCTTTGGGCATTCCGGTAGCCACTGA
- the argB gene encoding acetylglutamate kinase — protein MTLEREAAANTAKVLSEALPYIRRYVGKTLVIKYGGNAMESDELKTGFARDIVLMKAVGINPVVVHGGGPQIGDLLKRLSIESHFIDGMRVTDAQTMDVVEMVLGGQVNKDIVNLINRHGGSAIGLTGKDAELIRAKKLTVTRQTPEMTQPEIIDIGQVGEVIGINTDLLNLLVKGDFIPVIAPIGVGANGESYNINADLVAGKVAEALKAEKLMLLTNIAGLMDKEGKVLTGLTTQQVDELIADGTIYGGMLPKIRCALEAVQGGVGSSLILDGRVPNAILLEIFTDTGVGTLISNRKRP, from the coding sequence ATGACCCTCGAACGCGAAGCCGCTGCCAACACTGCCAAGGTCCTTTCCGAAGCGTTGCCTTACATCCGACGCTACGTCGGCAAGACGCTGGTGATCAAGTACGGCGGCAATGCCATGGAAAGCGACGAGCTTAAAACCGGCTTTGCCCGCGATATCGTGTTGATGAAAGCCGTGGGGATCAACCCGGTAGTCGTGCACGGTGGCGGCCCGCAGATCGGCGACCTGCTCAAGCGCCTGTCGATCGAGAGTCACTTCATCGATGGCATGCGCGTCACTGACGCGCAGACCATGGACGTGGTGGAGATGGTCCTCGGCGGCCAGGTCAACAAGGACATCGTCAACCTGATCAACCGTCACGGCGGCAGCGCCATCGGCCTGACCGGCAAGGACGCGGAGCTGATCCGCGCGAAAAAACTGACAGTCACCCGCCAGACACCGGAAATGACCCAACCGGAAATCATCGACATCGGCCAAGTGGGCGAAGTGATCGGCATCAACACCGACTTGCTCAACCTGCTGGTCAAGGGCGATTTCATCCCGGTAATCGCGCCCATCGGCGTGGGTGCCAACGGTGAGTCCTACAACATCAACGCCGACCTGGTGGCCGGCAAGGTGGCCGAGGCGCTGAAGGCTGAAAAGCTGATGCTGCTGACCAACATCGCCGGCCTGATGGATAAGGAAGGCAAGGTGCTGACCGGCTTGACCACCCAACAGGTGGACGAGCTGATTGCCGACGGCACCATTTATGGTGGCATGCTGCCGAAGATCCGTTGCGCGCTGGAAGCGGTGCAAGGCGGCGTCGGTAGCTCGCTGATCCTGGATGGCCGCGTGCCGAATGCGATCCTGCTGGAAATCTTCACCGATACCGGTGTGGGTACGCTGATCAGCAACCGCAAGCGTCCTTAA
- the pyrE gene encoding orotate phosphoribosyltransferase: MQAYQRDFIRFAIDRGVLRFGEFTLKSGRTSPYFFNAGLFNSGSALAQLGRFYAAAIVESGISFDVLFGPAYKGIPLAAATAVALAEHHGQDLPWCFNRKEAKAHGEGGSLVGAPLTGDVLIIDDVITAGTAIREVMQIIASQDGAKAAGVLIALNRQERGNGELSAIQEVERDFGIPVVSIVSLNQVLQFLEDDPQLKQHLPAVRAYREQFGV; encoded by the coding sequence ATGCAGGCGTATCAACGCGATTTCATTCGTTTTGCCATCGATCGCGGCGTTTTGCGCTTCGGTGAGTTCACTTTGAAGTCCGGGCGCACCAGCCCGTACTTCTTCAATGCAGGCTTGTTCAACTCGGGTTCGGCCCTGGCTCAGCTGGGTCGTTTCTACGCGGCAGCCATCGTTGAAAGCGGTATTTCCTTCGATGTGCTGTTTGGCCCAGCGTACAAGGGTATCCCCTTGGCGGCCGCTACCGCCGTGGCCCTGGCCGAACATCACGGGCAGGATCTGCCGTGGTGCTTCAACCGCAAGGAAGCCAAGGCCCATGGCGAAGGCGGCAGCCTGGTGGGCGCGCCCCTTACCGGCGACGTGCTGATCATCGACGACGTGATCACCGCCGGCACCGCGATCCGTGAAGTGATGCAGATCATCGCTTCCCAGGACGGCGCCAAGGCGGCCGGTGTGCTGATCGCGCTGAACCGCCAGGAGCGTGGTAACGGCGAATTGTCGGCGATCCAGGAAGTCGAGCGTGATTTCGGCATCCCGGTGGTGAGCATCGTGTCGTTGAACCAGGTGTTGCAGTTCCTGGAAGATGATCCGCAGCTCAAGCAGCATCTGCCGGCGGTGCGTGCGTACCGCGAGCAATTCGGCGTCTGA
- a CDS encoding exodeoxyribonuclease III, whose translation MRIISVNVNGIQAAVERGLLSWLQAQNADVICLQDTRASAFELDDPAFQLDGYFLYACDAEVPTQGGVALYSRLQPKAVISGLGFETADRYGRYLQADFDKVSIATLLLPSGQNGDEDLNQKFKLMDDFARYLDKQRRKRREYIYCGSLYVAQQKLDIKNWRDSQQSPGFLAPERAWMDEIVGNMGYVDALREVSREGDQYSWWPDNEQAEMLNLGWRFDYQLLTPGLRRFVRSARLPRQPRFSQHAPLIVDYDWTLTI comes from the coding sequence ATGCGGATCATCAGTGTGAACGTTAATGGTATTCAGGCTGCAGTCGAGCGTGGTTTGCTCAGTTGGCTGCAAGCCCAGAATGCCGACGTCATCTGCCTGCAGGATACCCGCGCCTCCGCCTTTGAACTGGACGACCCAGCCTTCCAACTGGATGGCTACTTCCTTTATGCCTGCGATGCCGAAGTGCCCACCCAAGGTGGCGTGGCTTTGTACTCGCGGTTGCAACCCAAGGCGGTCATCAGCGGCCTCGGCTTCGAGACAGCCGACCGCTACGGGCGCTACCTGCAAGCCGATTTCGATAAGGTCAGCATCGCGACCTTGCTGCTTCCTTCGGGGCAGAACGGCGATGAAGACTTGAACCAGAAGTTCAAGCTAATGGACGATTTCGCCCGTTATCTGGATAAACAGCGGCGCAAACGTCGCGAGTACATCTATTGTGGCTCGCTCTACGTGGCGCAACAGAAGCTGGATATCAAGAACTGGCGCGACAGCCAGCAATCCCCGGGTTTCCTGGCGCCGGAACGCGCCTGGATGGACGAGATTGTCGGCAACATGGGTTATGTGGATGCCCTGCGTGAAGTCAGCCGTGAAGGCGACCAGTACAGCTGGTGGCCAGACAATGAACAGGCTGAGATGCTCAACCTGGGCTGGCGCTTCGACTACCAGCTGCTGACCCCAGGCCTGCGCCGGTTCGTTCGCAGCGCACGCTTGCCGCGTCAGCCGCGCTTCTCGCAGCACGCGCCGCTGATCGTGGACTACGACTGGACACTGACCATCTGA
- a CDS encoding DUF4870 domain-containing protein, producing the protein MNDSQMPVPTPSYEVRQGAMLCHLAAFLGFVFPFGSVVGPLILWQMKKEVDPFIDDQGKEALNFQITVAIAWIACIVLAFAVIGFFLMFALAIATVVLTIIGSIKANKGIAYRYPLTWRVIK; encoded by the coding sequence ATGAATGACAGCCAAATGCCGGTGCCTACGCCTTCCTACGAAGTGCGGCAGGGGGCGATGTTGTGTCATCTCGCGGCGTTCCTGGGGTTTGTGTTTCCCTTCGGCAGTGTCGTCGGGCCGCTGATCCTGTGGCAGATGAAGAAAGAAGTGGACCCGTTCATTGATGATCAGGGCAAGGAAGCCTTGAATTTTCAGATCACCGTGGCCATCGCCTGGATAGCCTGCATCGTGCTGGCCTTTGCAGTGATCGGCTTTTTCCTGATGTTTGCCCTGGCAATCGCCACGGTGGTGCTGACCATCATCGGCAGCATCAAGGCCAACAAGGGGATCGCCTACCGCTACCCCTTGACCTGGCGTGTGATCAAATAA
- the rph gene encoding ribonuclease PH — protein MKRPSGRAADQLRSIRITRNYTKHAEGSVLVEFGDTKVICTVSVENGVPRFLKGQGQGWLTAEYGMLPRATGERNQREASRGKQGGRTLEIQRLIGRSLRAALDMSKLGDVTLYVDCDVIQADGGTRTASITGAMVALVDALKVIKKRGGLKGGDPLKQMIAAVSVGMYQGEPVLDLDYLEDSAAETDLNVVMTSTGGFIEVQGTAEGAPFQPAELNAMLALAQKGMTEIFELQNAALAD, from the coding sequence ATGAAACGTCCAAGTGGTCGCGCTGCCGATCAGCTCCGCTCGATCCGCATCACCCGCAACTACACCAAACACGCCGAGGGATCCGTACTGGTCGAGTTTGGCGATACCAAGGTTATCTGCACCGTCAGCGTTGAAAATGGCGTGCCACGTTTCCTTAAAGGCCAGGGCCAGGGTTGGTTGACCGCCGAATACGGCATGCTGCCGCGCGCCACCGGCGAGCGTAACCAGCGTGAAGCCAGCCGTGGCAAGCAAGGCGGGCGCACCCTGGAAATCCAGCGTCTTATCGGCCGTTCCCTGCGCGCCGCGCTGGACATGTCCAAGCTGGGCGACGTGACCCTGTACGTCGACTGCGACGTGATCCAGGCGGATGGCGGCACCCGCACTGCGTCCATCACTGGCGCCATGGTGGCCCTGGTTGATGCGCTCAAAGTGATCAAGAAGCGTGGCGGCCTCAAAGGCGGCGACCCGCTCAAGCAGATGATCGCCGCTGTGTCGGTAGGCATGTACCAGGGCGAGCCGGTGCTGGACCTGGACTACCTGGAAGATTCGGCTGCCGAGACTGACCTGAACGTGGTCATGACCAGCACCGGCGGTTTCATCGAAGTACAGGGTACCGCCGAAGGCGCACCATTCCAGCCGGCCGAGCTGAACGCTATGCTGGCCCTGGCCCAGAAAGGCATGACCGAGATCTTCGAACTGCAGAACGCCGCCCTGGCTGACTGA
- a CDS encoding YicC/YloC family endoribonuclease yields the protein MVHSMTAFARVEKAGAQGTLSWELRSVNSRYLEPHLRLPESFRDLEGAVREALRQGISRGKLECTLRFTEETTGKPLQVDRDRAAQLVAAAETIASLIKQPAALNPLEVLAWPGVLVADATDPQALNAEALALFTQGLKELKAGREREGAELARLISERLTSIEEDVVTLRELVPQMLATQRQKVLDRFTDMKADLDPVRLEQEMVLLAQKSDVAEELDRLSTHILEVRRVLKSGGAAGRRLDFLMQELNREANTLGSKAFDPRSTTAAVNLKVLIEQMREQVQNIE from the coding sequence ATGGTGCACAGCATGACCGCCTTCGCCCGCGTCGAAAAAGCCGGCGCCCAAGGCACCCTGAGCTGGGAGCTGCGCTCGGTCAACAGCCGCTACCTGGAGCCGCACCTGCGCCTGCCGGAATCCTTCCGCGACCTCGAAGGCGCCGTGCGTGAAGCACTGCGCCAAGGCATCTCGCGCGGCAAGCTGGAATGCACCCTGCGCTTTACCGAGGAAACCACCGGCAAGCCGCTGCAGGTGGACCGCGACCGCGCCGCGCAACTGGTCGCTGCCGCCGAAACCATCGCCAGCCTGATCAAGCAGCCTGCCGCGCTGAACCCGCTGGAAGTGCTGGCCTGGCCCGGCGTGCTGGTGGCCGACGCCACCGACCCGCAGGCCCTGAACGCCGAAGCCCTGGCCCTGTTCACCCAAGGCTTGAAGGAACTCAAGGCCGGCCGCGAGCGTGAAGGTGCCGAGCTGGCCCGCCTGATCAGCGAGCGCCTGACCTCCATCGAAGAAGACGTGGTAACCCTGCGCGAGCTGGTCCCGCAGATGCTCGCCACCCAGCGCCAGAAGGTCCTCGACCGCTTCACCGACATGAAGGCCGACCTCGACCCGGTGCGCCTGGAACAGGAAATGGTGCTGCTGGCACAGAAAAGCGACGTGGCCGAAGAGCTGGACCGCCTGAGCACGCACATCCTTGAAGTGCGCCGCGTGCTCAAGTCCGGTGGTGCCGCTGGTCGGCGCCTGGACTTCCTGATGCAGGAACTCAACCGCGAAGCCAATACACTCGGCTCCAAGGCATTTGACCCGCGCAGCACCACGGCTGCGGTCAACCTCAAAGTGTTGATCGAGCAGATGCGCGAACAAGTACAGAATATTGAGTAA
- the gmk gene encoding guanylate kinase — MTHSTGTLYIISAPSGAGKSSLVKALTDADEQIRISVSHTTRAMRPGEVNGVHYHFVERTEFVKMIEHGDFLERAEVFGNLYGTSQSHLQQTLDEGHDLILEIDWQGAEQVRQLMPKARSIFILPPSLEALHQRLTNRGQDSDEIIEGRMREAVSEMSHYVDYDYLIINDDFAHALDDLKAIFRTNQLQQKRQQQRFGKLLAELLG; from the coding sequence ATGACCCACAGCACCGGCACCCTTTACATCATTTCCGCCCCTTCGGGCGCGGGCAAGAGCAGCCTGGTCAAGGCCCTGACCGACGCTGACGAGCAGATCCGCATCTCGGTCTCGCACACCACCCGCGCCATGCGTCCGGGTGAAGTGAACGGCGTGCACTATCACTTCGTCGAGCGCACCGAGTTCGTCAAGATGATCGAACACGGCGACTTCCTGGAGCGCGCCGAAGTATTCGGCAACCTCTACGGCACCTCGCAAAGCCACCTGCAGCAGACCCTGGACGAAGGCCACGACCTGATCCTGGAAATCGACTGGCAGGGCGCCGAGCAAGTGCGTCAACTGATGCCCAAGGCGCGCTCGATCTTTATCCTGCCGCCCTCGCTGGAAGCCTTGCACCAGCGCCTGACCAACCGTGGCCAGGACAGCGACGAGATCATCGAAGGCCGCATGCGTGAAGCCGTCAGCGAAATGAGCCACTACGTCGACTACGACTACCTGATCATCAATGACGATTTTGCCCACGCGCTGGACGATTTGAAGGCGATTTTCCGCACCAATCAGCTCCAGCAAAAGCGCCAACAGCAGCGTTTCGGCAAATTACTGGCTGAACTGCTCGGCTGA
- the rpoZ gene encoding DNA-directed RNA polymerase subunit omega, whose amino-acid sequence MARVTVEDCLEHVDNRFELVMLSTKRARQLATGGKEPLVQWENDKPTVVALREIAEGLMSYEFIANAEIVEDEPLFAAFEDESNEAV is encoded by the coding sequence ATGGCCCGCGTAACCGTTGAAGACTGCCTAGAACACGTGGATAACCGCTTTGAGCTGGTCATGCTCTCTACCAAGCGTGCCCGTCAACTGGCCACTGGCGGCAAAGAGCCCCTGGTCCAGTGGGAAAACGACAAGCCTACCGTTGTAGCCCTGCGTGAAATCGCTGAAGGCCTGATGAGCTACGAGTTCATCGCCAACGCCGAAATCGTTGAGGACGAACCGCTGTTTGCAGCGTTCGAGGACGAGTCCAACGAGGCCGTCTAA
- the spoT gene encoding bifunctional GTP diphosphokinase/guanosine-3',5'-bis pyrophosphate 3'-pyrophosphohydrolase: MPSIDALADRLSTYLGPDQVNLVRRAYFYAEQAHDGQRRRSGEAYVTHPLAVANILADMHMDHQSLMAAMLHDVIEDTGIAKEALSAQFGETVAELVDGVSKLTQMNFETKAEAQAENFQKMAMAMARDIRVILVKLADRLHNMRTLEVLSGEKRRRIAKETLEIYAPIANRLGMHAIRIEFEDLGFKAMHPMRSARIYQAVKRARGNRKEIVNKIEESLSHCLAIDEIEGEVSGRQKHIYGIYKKMRGKRRAFNEIMDVYAFRIIVDKVDTCYRVLGAVHNLYKPLPGRFKDYIAIPKANGYQSLHTTLFGMHGVPIEIQIRTREMEEMANNGIAAHWLYKSSGDEQPKGTHARARQWVKGVLEMQQRAGNSLEFIESVKIDLFPDEVYVFTPKGRIMELPKGSTAVDFAYAVHTDVGNSCIACRINRRLAPLSEPLQSGSTVEIVSAPGARPNPAWLNFVVTGKARTHIRHALKLQRRSESISLGERLLNKVLNGFDSALDKIPQERVQAMLHEYRQETIEDLLEDIGLGNRMAYVVARRLLGEGEQLPSPEGPLAIRGTEGLVLSYAKCCTPIPGDPIVGHLSAGKGMVVHLDNCRNITEIRHNPEKCIQLSWAKDVTGEFNVELRVELEHQRGLIALLASSVNAADGNIEKISMDERDGRISVVQLVVSVHDRVHLARVIKKLRALTGVIRITRMRA, encoded by the coding sequence TTGCCGAGCATAGACGCCCTCGCCGATCGCTTATCGACCTACCTCGGCCCAGACCAGGTCAACCTGGTCCGCCGAGCGTATTTCTACGCCGAACAAGCCCACGACGGCCAACGCCGCCGCAGTGGCGAGGCGTATGTCACGCATCCTCTTGCGGTGGCAAATATTCTCGCCGACATGCACATGGACCATCAGAGCCTGATGGCTGCGATGCTGCATGACGTGATCGAAGACACCGGCATTGCCAAGGAAGCGCTCAGCGCGCAATTTGGCGAAACCGTGGCCGAACTGGTCGACGGGGTCAGCAAACTGACCCAGATGAACTTCGAGACCAAGGCCGAAGCCCAGGCGGAAAACTTCCAGAAGATGGCCATGGCCATGGCACGCGACATCCGCGTGATCCTGGTCAAGCTCGCCGACCGGCTGCACAACATGCGTACGCTGGAAGTGCTCTCTGGCGAAAAACGCCGGCGCATCGCCAAGGAAACCCTGGAAATCTACGCGCCTATCGCCAACCGGCTGGGCATGCACGCCATTCGTATCGAGTTCGAAGACCTCGGCTTCAAGGCCATGCACCCGATGCGCTCGGCGCGTATCTACCAGGCGGTCAAGCGCGCCCGGGGCAACCGCAAGGAAATCGTCAACAAAATCGAAGAGTCGCTGAGCCATTGCCTGGCGATCGACGAGATTGAAGGCGAAGTCAGCGGCCGGCAGAAGCACATCTACGGCATCTACAAGAAGATGCGTGGCAAGCGCCGGGCCTTCAACGAGATCATGGACGTGTATGCGTTCCGGATCATCGTCGACAAGGTCGATACCTGCTACCGCGTGCTGGGCGCTGTACATAATTTGTACAAACCCCTGCCAGGCCGCTTCAAGGACTACATCGCGATTCCCAAAGCCAACGGCTATCAGTCGCTGCATACCACGCTGTTCGGTATGCACGGGGTGCCGATCGAGATCCAGATCCGCACCCGCGAAATGGAAGAGATGGCCAACAACGGCATCGCCGCCCATTGGCTGTACAAGTCCAGCGGCGACGAGCAGCCCAAAGGCACCCATGCCCGCGCCCGCCAATGGGTCAAGGGCGTGCTGGAAATGCAGCAACGTGCCGGCAACTCCCTGGAATTCATCGAAAGCGTGAAGATCGACCTGTTCCCGGACGAGGTCTACGTGTTCACGCCCAAAGGCCGCATCATGGAGCTGCCCAAAGGCTCCACGGCGGTCGACTTTGCCTACGCGGTACACACCGACGTCGGCAACAGCTGCATCGCCTGCCGGATCAACCGGCGCCTGGCCCCGCTGTCCGAACCGCTGCAAAGTGGCTCCACAGTGGAGATCGTCAGCGCACCGGGCGCACGCCCGAACCCGGCGTGGCTCAATTTCGTGGTCACCGGCAAGGCCCGTACGCACATCCGCCACGCGCTGAAACTGCAACGTCGCTCCGAATCCATCAGCCTCGGCGAGCGCCTGTTGAACAAGGTGCTCAACGGTTTCGACAGCGCCCTGGACAAGATCCCGCAGGAGCGCGTGCAAGCGATGCTCCACGAGTATCGCCAGGAAACCATCGAAGACTTGCTGGAAGATATCGGCCTGGGCAACCGCATGGCCTATGTGGTCGCCCGCCGCCTGCTCGGCGAAGGCGAACAGCTGCCAAGCCCGGAAGGCCCGCTGGCAATTCGCGGCACCGAAGGCCTGGTGCTCAGCTATGCCAAGTGCTGCACACCGATCCCGGGCGACCCGATTGTCGGCCACCTGTCGGCGGGCAAAGGCATGGTGGTGCACCTGGACAACTGCCGCAATATCACCGAAATCCGCCACAACCCGGAAAAATGCATCCAGCTCTCATGGGCCAAGGATGTCACCGGCGAATTCAACGTCGAACTGCGCGTTGAGCTGGAGCACCAGCGCGGCCTGATCGCCCTGCTGGCCAGCAGCGTCAACGCGGCCGACGGCAATATCGAAAAAATCAGCATGGACGAGCGCGATGGCCGCATCAGCGTGGTCCAGCTGGTGGTCAGCGTGCACGACCGCGTGCACCTGGCCCGCGTGATCAAGAAACTGCGCGCCCTGACCGGTGTGATCCGCATCACCCGCATGCGTGCATAG
- a CDS encoding RidA family protein — MTKTVITSDKAPAAIGTYSQAIKAGNTVYMSGQIPLDPKTMELVEGFEAQTVQVFENLKSVAEAAGGSFKDIVKLNIFLTDLSHFAKVNEIMGKYFEQPYPARAAIGVAALPKGAQVEMDAILVIE; from the coding sequence ATGACCAAGACCGTTATCACCAGCGACAAGGCCCCGGCCGCCATCGGCACCTACTCCCAGGCGATCAAGGCGGGCAATACCGTCTACATGTCCGGCCAGATCCCGCTGGACCCAAAAACCATGGAACTGGTTGAAGGCTTCGAAGCACAAACCGTGCAGGTCTTCGAAAACCTCAAGTCGGTCGCCGAAGCTGCCGGTGGTTCGTTCAAGGACATCGTCAAGCTGAACATCTTCCTCACCGACCTGAGCCACTTCGCCAAGGTCAACGAGATCATGGGCAAGTACTTCGAACAGCCTTACCCAGCCCGTGCCGCCATCGGCGTTGCCGCCCTGCCAAAGGGTGCACAGGTTGAGATGGACGCGATTCTGGTCATCGAATAA
- a CDS encoding SDR family oxidoreductase, producing MSAPSVVIAGCGDVGSRLASQLLASEWEVHGLRRDISRLPDGVIGIAGDLFKKDCPDTWPIGGVDYLVYCAAATDHDEAGYRAAYVQGLKHVLEWLDDYGQTPKHLLFVSSSSVYGQQNGEWVDENSDTIAKGYSGQVMLEAEQVALTSGIPASVVRLTGIYGPGREWLLTQVRQGYRVAVDPPLYGNRIHADDAAGLLAFLLRHVEQGGALDKVYIGVDDAPAPLAEVVGWLREYLGVTEWSEDASVRRAGSKQCSNARIKALGWVPTYPTYREGYAAILKG from the coding sequence ATGTCTGCGCCGTCTGTTGTGATTGCCGGTTGTGGCGATGTGGGTAGTCGGCTGGCTAGCCAATTGCTCGCCTCGGAATGGGAGGTTCATGGGCTGCGCCGGGATATTTCGCGCTTGCCCGATGGGGTGATCGGCATTGCCGGCGACCTGTTCAAAAAGGATTGCCCCGACACCTGGCCGATTGGCGGGGTGGACTACTTGGTGTACTGCGCCGCTGCCACGGACCACGACGAGGCCGGCTATCGCGCGGCTTACGTGCAAGGCCTCAAACATGTGCTGGAGTGGTTGGACGACTACGGCCAGACGCCTAAACACCTGTTGTTTGTATCCAGCAGCAGCGTCTATGGGCAGCAGAACGGCGAGTGGGTCGACGAAAACTCCGACACCATCGCCAAGGGTTATTCCGGCCAGGTCATGCTGGAAGCCGAGCAAGTGGCGCTCACCAGTGGTATCCCGGCAAGCGTTGTGCGCCTGACCGGCATTTATGGCCCAGGCCGCGAATGGCTCCTGACCCAGGTCCGACAAGGCTATCGCGTGGCCGTTGATCCGCCTTTATATGGCAACCGGATTCACGCAGACGATGCGGCGGGTTTGCTGGCGTTTTTGCTGCGCCATGTGGAGCAAGGCGGGGCGTTGGACAAGGTCTACATCGGCGTCGACGATGCGCCCGCGCCACTGGCCGAAGTGGTGGGCTGGTTGCGCGAGTACCTGGGGGTGACCGAGTGGTCCGAGGACGCCAGCGTGCGGCGCGCGGGCAGCAAGCAATGCAGTAATGCGCGGATCAAGGCATTGGGTTGGGTGCCGACCTACCCGACTTACCGCGAAGGCTACGCAGCGATCCTCAAGGGCTGA